Proteins from a genomic interval of Polaribacter sp. Q13:
- a CDS encoding S8 family peptidase produces the protein MSDLNHIFLNGNNSSLPYSTYGGGSFLFKDDRDRSRHGLKLKNSFNSAVTDFTGGNEEYEFVYIEFESALNFELAFDSFEDAKGNYRLASCKAKFFTDADGNEQIVYKIAVYLNKKAVSNFLNKVEKYLTEETITEKPKNQNLIANIENIRAATLESFWQEPEIDFPSSDVSVWWEVWFSGFNKEVVEETLNTLSTDTILTNNRLLVFPENIVGLIKATPEELGESLLYVDNLAEIRKPIETADFFTNLDKDWDGDFVSDLRSRINNQIEQNNVSVCLLDSGVNRINPLLVDLIPERNLDSVNPNWTNSDSYRQGHGTPMAGLIIYGDLNDPLTSNSQINVSNNIESIKIIDCLANDPELYGQITLEAIAIAEIMNPDNKRVVCLAITAPDHQYLGRPSSWSAAIDQKLFGSIDNRNDETLVLISGGNLPLNDRLIYPLSNDDFSVQDPAQSFNAITVGSFTNKDRLDTQQFPSAELLAKKGQMSPCNSTSINWNKKWPKKPDVVFEGGNDGIFNSGILDHDSLKLLSTGTVGIGSSVLTTFSDTSASVALASKFASKLYQKYPSYLPETIRALIIHSASWNDIMLNNKKIESLSSEEKSKLLARVGYGIPNLNKAKYSAENSLNIIAERTLQPFKYDKNIVKTNIFHLFDLPWPTDILSDLAELEVKLIVTLSYFIEPNPGNKRYANDQSYKSHGLRFKMIDKNESQKAFKSRVSKSIKEEQGDYVAEGREDWILGSQVRDKGSIHKDLWIGSAADLALRNNIAVYPVGGWWKNRKKLKRYDSSVRYSLIISIETNEAEIDIYNDVLNQILVSIPIDN, from the coding sequence ATGTCTGACTTAAATCACATTTTTCTTAATGGAAATAATTCTTCATTACCATATAGTACTTATGGTGGTGGAAGTTTTCTTTTTAAAGATGATAGAGATAGAAGTAGACACGGTTTAAAACTAAAAAATTCTTTCAACTCTGCAGTAACTGATTTTACAGGTGGAAATGAAGAATATGAATTTGTTTATATCGAATTTGAATCTGCATTAAATTTTGAACTAGCTTTCGATAGTTTTGAAGATGCAAAAGGAAACTATAGACTTGCCTCTTGCAAAGCGAAATTCTTTACAGATGCTGATGGTAATGAGCAAATAGTATATAAAATTGCGGTTTATTTAAATAAGAAAGCTGTTTCTAATTTTTTGAATAAAGTTGAAAAATACTTAACAGAGGAAACTATAACAGAAAAGCCCAAAAACCAAAATTTAATAGCTAATATAGAAAATATTAGAGCAGCAACTCTAGAAAGTTTTTGGCAAGAACCTGAAATAGATTTCCCAAGCTCAGATGTAAGTGTATGGTGGGAAGTTTGGTTTAGTGGATTTAATAAAGAAGTTGTAGAAGAAACTTTAAATACATTATCCACGGATACTATTTTAACAAATAACAGATTACTTGTTTTTCCGGAAAATATAGTAGGCTTAATTAAAGCTACTCCTGAAGAACTAGGAGAAAGTTTACTTTATGTAGATAATTTAGCAGAAATCAGAAAACCAATTGAAACTGCAGACTTCTTCACAAATCTTGATAAAGATTGGGATGGTGATTTTGTAAGTGATTTACGTAGTAGAATTAATAACCAAATAGAACAAAATAACGTCTCAGTTTGTCTTTTAGATTCAGGTGTTAATAGAATTAATCCATTATTAGTAGATTTAATTCCAGAAAGAAATTTAGACTCAGTAAATCCAAATTGGACAAATTCCGATTCTTATAGGCAAGGACACGGGACTCCTATGGCTGGTCTTATTATATATGGAGATTTGAACGATCCATTAACTTCTAATTCGCAAATAAATGTTTCCAATAATATAGAAAGTATTAAAATTATTGATTGTTTAGCGAACGATCCGGAATTATATGGGCAAATAACTCTTGAAGCTATAGCTATTGCAGAAATTATGAATCCAGATAATAAAAGAGTTGTTTGCCTAGCTATTACAGCTCCAGATCATCAATATTTAGGGAGACCTTCTTCTTGGTCTGCTGCTATTGATCAAAAGTTGTTTGGTTCTATAGATAATAGGAATGATGAAACTTTGGTTTTAATATCAGGAGGAAATTTACCTTTGAATGATAGATTAATATATCCATTATCTAATGATGATTTTTCGGTACAAGATCCTGCACAATCTTTTAATGCTATCACAGTAGGATCTTTTACTAATAAAGATAGATTAGACACACAGCAATTTCCAAGTGCGGAATTATTAGCTAAAAAAGGTCAAATGTCTCCATGTAATTCTACTTCAATAAATTGGAATAAAAAATGGCCTAAAAAGCCCGATGTTGTATTTGAAGGAGGTAATGATGGGATTTTCAATTCAGGGATTTTAGATCACGATTCTTTAAAACTTTTATCGACAGGAACAGTTGGAATAGGAAGTTCTGTATTAACTACTTTTTCAGATACAAGCGCATCAGTAGCATTAGCATCAAAATTTGCCTCTAAATTATATCAAAAATATCCAAGTTATTTACCTGAAACAATTCGTGCTTTAATTATTCATTCTGCTTCATGGAATGATATAATGTTAAATAATAAAAAAATAGAAAGTTTGTCCTCAGAAGAAAAATCTAAACTTTTAGCGAGAGTGGGTTATGGAATACCAAACTTAAACAAAGCTAAATATAGTGCTGAAAATTCTTTAAACATTATTGCAGAAAGAACATTGCAACCTTTTAAATATGATAAAAATATAGTTAAAACAAATATTTTTCATTTGTTTGATTTACCATGGCCAACGGATATTTTGTCTGATTTAGCTGAATTAGAAGTGAAATTAATAGTTACCTTATCATATTTTATTGAACCAAACCCTGGAAATAAAAGATATGCTAACGATCAATCATATAAATCACATGGATTAAGGTTCAAAATGATTGATAAGAATGAAAGTCAGAAAGCTTTTAAATCTCGTGTTAGTAAGTCTATAAAAGAAGAACAGGGTGATTATGTAGCTGAAGGTCGAGAGGATTGGATATTGGGAAGTCAAGTTAGAGATAAAGGTAGTATACATAAGGATCTCTGGATTGGTTCAGCTGCAGATTTAGCATTGAGAAATAATATTGCGGTTTATCCAGTCGGAGGATGGTGGAAAAACAGAAAAAAACTCAAACGTTATGATTCATCGGTTAGATATAGTTTAATTATTTCTATCGAAACCAATGAAGCTGAAATTGATATATATAACGATGTTTTAAATCAAATTTTAGTATCAATACCTATTGATAATTAA
- a CDS encoding patatin-like phospholipase family protein codes for MLINYSEQLSKLNVNIPINLVLSGGGIKCAAHLALIEKIEELGLQINAISGSSGGALVASLYASGISTQEILEIFKRTSLFKFSFFSMTKAGIFDTFLFKSIIENKIKDKFRDLEIPIYITASNMQSGKPRYFSKGKLLKPVLASCAIPGIFTPIIINKTLYSDGGILDNFPIKPFLKSGLPIIGSYVAEPAPKTHLQLNSTFKVITHATYLKSHAAESHKFATTKMTVSFPLSEYSGLDNKDSEKIFDIGKGYLDGV; via the coding sequence ATGCTTATAAATTACAGTGAACAACTTTCTAAACTAAATGTAAACATTCCTATAAATTTAGTATTATCTGGAGGTGGTATTAAATGTGCTGCACATTTAGCTTTGATAGAGAAAATAGAAGAGTTAGGCTTGCAAATAAATGCAATTTCCGGGAGTAGTGGAGGCGCTTTGGTAGCTTCATTATATGCTTCTGGTATTTCTACTCAAGAAATTTTAGAAATCTTTAAAAGAACGAGTCTTTTTAAATTCTCCTTCTTTAGCATGACAAAAGCAGGAATTTTTGATACTTTTTTATTCAAATCGATTATAGAAAATAAAATAAAAGATAAATTCAGAGATTTAGAAATTCCAATTTACATTACTGCCTCTAACATGCAAAGTGGCAAACCTCGTTATTTTAGCAAAGGGAAGTTATTAAAACCTGTATTGGCTTCTTGCGCGATTCCTGGTATTTTTACGCCTATTATCATCAATAAAACCTTGTATTCCGATGGCGGAATTTTAGATAATTTTCCGATTAAACCTTTTCTAAAATCAGGATTGCCAATTATAGGAAGTTATGTAGCTGAACCTGCTCCAAAAACGCATTTACAATTAAATTCTACTTTTAAAGTAATTACACATGCTACATACTTAAAATCGCATGCCGCAGAAAGCCATAAGTTTGCAACTACTAAAATGACCGTTAGTTTTCCGTTGTCTGAGTATTCAGGTTTGGATAATAAAGATTCTGAAAAAATATTTGATATTGGGAAGGGGTATTTGGATGGGGTATAG
- a CDS encoding efflux RND transporter periplasmic adaptor subunit — MKKNKNIIIISIVVVVLAIVGYSFMKGDDAIIIEAKTVVAKKADVTTMVTATGTIEPITQVEVGTQVSGVVEKIYVDYNSVVTEGQLIAELDKTNLNASKIQAQASYDNAVSQRNYMKTIYDRQKSLYDNQVISRADFDEATFNYETAKGTVTQRYSDLQSARTNLGYANIYSPINGVVLSRAIDEGQTVAASLSTPTLFTIAQDLKEMQVEADVDEADIGQVIEGQRVEFTVDAYIGETFEGEVTQVRLDPTVTSNVVTYTVVIKAHNPDLKLKPGLTATISIFTLELQDVLTAEAKAINFKPERGTLATYNLQHQIEETNNGQRSREETALWVLEANGTITPKTVTLGASDGVNVQILSGINKGDKLVYSLQGVSKTEAGGTAEKSESPFMPQRPGGNRKK; from the coding sequence ATGAAAAAAAATAAAAACATCATCATTATAAGCATTGTAGTCGTTGTATTGGCTATTGTAGGATACTCTTTTATGAAAGGCGACGATGCCATTATAATAGAAGCAAAAACGGTAGTCGCAAAAAAAGCAGATGTTACCACAATGGTTACCGCAACCGGAACGATAGAACCAATTACGCAAGTAGAAGTAGGGACACAAGTTTCTGGAGTTGTAGAAAAAATATACGTAGATTATAACAGTGTAGTTACAGAAGGACAGCTAATTGCTGAGTTAGATAAAACGAATTTAAATGCTTCTAAAATACAAGCACAAGCAAGTTATGACAATGCGGTAAGTCAGAGAAATTACATGAAAACGATTTACGACAGACAAAAATCGTTGTACGACAATCAAGTAATTAGTAGAGCTGATTTTGATGAAGCAACTTTTAATTATGAAACTGCAAAAGGAACCGTAACACAACGTTATTCAGATTTACAATCTGCCAGAACAAATTTAGGATACGCCAATATTTATTCGCCAATAAACGGAGTAGTTTTATCTAGAGCTATTGATGAAGGTCAGACTGTTGCAGCAAGTTTAAGTACACCAACATTGTTTACCATTGCACAAGATTTAAAAGAAATGCAAGTAGAAGCAGATGTTGATGAAGCAGATATAGGACAAGTAATAGAAGGGCAAAGAGTAGAATTTACAGTAGATGCGTATATCGGTGAAACTTTTGAGGGAGAAGTAACTCAAGTGCGTTTAGATCCAACAGTAACCTCGAATGTAGTTACATATACCGTGGTTATTAAAGCACATAATCCAGATTTAAAATTAAAACCAGGTTTAACAGCAACCATTTCTATTTTTACTTTAGAATTACAAGATGTGTTAACAGCAGAAGCTAAAGCAATTAATTTTAAGCCAGAAAGAGGAACCCTTGCAACTTATAATCTTCAACATCAAATAGAAGAAACAAACAATGGCCAAAGATCTAGAGAAGAAACGGCTCTTTGGGTGTTAGAAGCAAACGGAACTATTACACCAAAAACAGTAACTCTTGGTGCTAGTGATGGAGTAAATGTGCAAATTTTAAGTGGGATAAATAAAGGAGATAAATTGGTGTACAGTTTACAAGGTGTTTCTAAAACAGAAGCAGGAGGTACAGCAGAGAAAAGCGAAAGTCCTTTTATGCCACAACGTCCAGGAGGAAACAGAAAAAAATAA
- a CDS encoding ABC transporter permease, protein MRLLNLFKIATKAIILNKTRTLLTMLGIIIGVASVIAMLAIGEGSKESIRTTISAMGSNMITIQPGADSRGPARGSGGDVQTLTLANYETIKAQSDLISYITPVVNGNGQIINGSNNWPSSIYGVNPEYLDIKVVGLQSGSMFTDAEVKSASKVAVIGQTVVDNVFPDGQEPVGQMIRFNNIPFKVIGVLEEKGENTFGQDQDDVVIAPYTTVQKRILAIDHLNQIIASAISEDDAPDAVEQISNILRTEHKLLDDEEDDFSVRSMEELISTFSSTTEMLTILLVAVASISLLIGGIGIMNIMYVSVKERTKEIGLRMAVGAKGADILMQFLIEAILISITGGVLGVLLGLGASVFIEQFLGWPTSVALYSIVISFAVCAVTGIFFGWYPARKASALDPITALRYE, encoded by the coding sequence ATGAGACTATTAAATTTATTTAAAATTGCTACAAAAGCTATCATTCTTAATAAAACGAGAACTTTATTAACCATGTTAGGTATTATTATTGGAGTAGCTTCGGTAATTGCAATGCTAGCCATTGGTGAAGGATCTAAAGAAAGTATTCGTACTACTATTTCTGCAATGGGTTCTAATATGATTACCATTCAGCCTGGTGCAGACAGTAGAGGTCCGGCAAGAGGTAGTGGAGGAGATGTACAAACGTTAACACTTGCAAATTATGAAACTATTAAAGCACAGTCGGACTTAATTAGCTACATCACACCTGTAGTTAATGGTAACGGACAAATTATTAATGGCTCTAACAACTGGCCTTCTTCAATTTATGGTGTAAACCCAGAATATTTAGACATTAAAGTGGTTGGTTTACAAAGTGGAAGTATGTTTACAGATGCTGAGGTTAAATCGGCTTCTAAAGTGGCAGTAATTGGACAAACGGTGGTTGATAATGTGTTTCCTGATGGACAAGAACCGGTAGGGCAAATGATTCGTTTTAATAATATTCCGTTTAAAGTAATTGGTGTATTAGAAGAAAAAGGAGAAAATACTTTTGGTCAAGATCAAGATGATGTTGTAATAGCTCCTTATACGACAGTACAAAAACGTATTCTAGCAATAGATCACTTAAACCAGATTATAGCATCGGCAATTAGTGAAGATGATGCACCAGATGCCGTAGAACAGATAAGTAATATATTACGTACCGAACATAAATTGTTAGATGATGAGGAAGATGATTTTAGCGTACGTTCTATGGAAGAATTGATTTCTACCTTTAGTTCTACAACAGAAATGTTAACCATTCTGTTAGTTGCAGTTGCTAGTATTTCTTTATTAATTGGGGGTATTGGTATTATGAACATCATGTATGTTTCTGTAAAAGAAAGAACTAAAGAAATTGGTTTGCGTATGGCAGTAGGCGCAAAAGGAGCAGATATTTTAATGCAATTTTTAATTGAAGCTATTTTAATTAGTATTACCGGTGGGGTACTCGGTGTATTACTAGGATTAGGAGCCTCCGTATTTATTGAGCAATTTCTAGGCTGGCCAACAAGTGTTGCTTTGTATTCTATTGTGATTTCTTTTGCAGTGTGTGCTGTAACAGGTATTTTCTTCGGATGGTATCCTGCGAGAAAAGCATCAGCATTAGATCCAATTACTGCATTACGTTACGAGTAA
- a CDS encoding TolC family protein: MKLYIIILGLLFAQLSFAQEVTTSSASKVWSLQDCIDYALENNITVKNAVLTKNIAEIDYNKAKSSRLPNLFGSASQNFSSGNTIDPITSDFVTDQIHSTNVGINSSMTLFQGNQITNQIAQSKILFNQSVFEEEVAQNNIVLNILETYLQTLYSKESIVIAENNLAASETEVIRAKSRLDAGNIALSDYTEAQSQAATNKYNVIAAKNNYQQYIIALKQLLELSPIEDIEIETIDENMDLVNLELNKADVYEKALGILPEIQSSNLNIEANKKQLDIAKGGFLPTLALSGSLGSGYTSINDNTFSDQVDLNFNQKLGLSLTIPIFNRNQTKSAVQTASINIEKAEIQKLSTEKEVYRKVETAYQNALSAQEQVIAAEASKTASEQSYKLAQKKYELGALSTTDLVISQNRYTNAQQNYLQSKYLNILYHQLLQFYQGNDIKL; this comes from the coding sequence ATGAAACTATATATCATCATTCTTGGTTTACTATTTGCGCAGCTTTCTTTTGCACAAGAAGTAACTACAAGTTCCGCATCTAAAGTTTGGTCTTTGCAAGACTGTATCGATTATGCTTTAGAAAATAACATTACGGTTAAAAATGCGGTACTGACTAAAAACATTGCCGAAATAGATTATAACAAAGCAAAATCGTCTCGATTACCAAATTTATTTGGAAGTGCATCTCAAAATTTTTCTAGCGGAAATACGATAGATCCTATTACAAGTGATTTTGTAACAGACCAAATACACAGTACAAACGTAGGGATTAATAGTTCTATGACTTTGTTTCAAGGAAATCAAATAACCAATCAAATAGCACAAAGTAAAATTTTATTCAACCAAAGTGTATTTGAAGAAGAAGTAGCACAAAACAACATCGTTTTAAATATTTTAGAAACGTATTTGCAAACATTGTATAGCAAAGAAAGTATTGTTATTGCAGAAAACAACTTGGCAGCTTCAGAAACAGAAGTTATAAGAGCAAAGTCTCGTTTAGATGCAGGAAACATTGCATTAAGCGATTATACGGAAGCTCAAAGTCAGGCGGCAACCAACAAATACAATGTTATTGCTGCTAAAAACAACTATCAACAATACATTATTGCTTTAAAACAATTATTAGAGTTATCTCCAATCGAAGATATAGAAATTGAAACCATCGATGAAAATATGGATTTAGTAAATCTAGAATTGAACAAGGCTGATGTGTATGAAAAAGCATTGGGAATTTTACCAGAAATACAATCGAGCAACTTAAATATAGAAGCAAATAAAAAACAATTAGACATTGCAAAAGGAGGTTTTTTACCAACATTGGCTTTGTCAGGTAGTTTAGGTTCTGGATATACAAGTATTAATGATAATACGTTTTCAGATCAGGTAGATTTGAATTTCAATCAGAAATTAGGTTTGTCTTTAACCATTCCAATTTTTAATAGAAATCAAACAAAATCGGCGGTACAAACGGCAAGCATCAACATAGAAAAAGCAGAAATACAAAAGTTATCTACAGAAAAAGAAGTGTATAGAAAAGTAGAAACGGCGTATCAAAATGCATTGTCTGCACAAGAGCAAGTAATTGCAGCCGAAGCTTCTAAAACAGCGTCGGAACAATCTTATAAATTGGCACAAAAAAAATACGAATTAGGTGCTTTAAGTACTACGGATTTAGTGATCAGTCAAAATAGGTACACCAACGCACAACAAAACTATTTACAATCTAAATACTTAAATATTTTATACCATCAATTATTACAATTCTATCAAGGAAACGATATCAAACTTTAA
- a CDS encoding ABC transporter ATP-binding protein: protein MSKEIIKIQDLKREFTMGTETVHALRGISFDIKEGEFVTIMGSSGSGKSTMLNILGCLDQPTSGVYEIDGVSVKDLSRNELATIRNEKIGFIFQSYNLLARTSAIENVELPLLYNSKVSTEERRERAIKALEMVGLGERLHHTPSQLSGGQQQRVAIARSLVNNPVMILADEATGNLDTRTSYEIMSLFQELNKKGITITFVTHEPDIATFSSRTVVLKDGHVIKDYKNDNIQSAANELAKLPKQDD, encoded by the coding sequence ATGAGTAAAGAAATCATTAAAATACAAGATTTAAAACGTGAGTTTACCATGGGAACCGAAACGGTTCATGCATTAAGAGGTATTTCTTTCGATATTAAAGAAGGCGAATTTGTTACCATTATGGGGTCTAGTGGATCTGGTAAAAGTACCATGCTAAATATCTTAGGATGTTTAGATCAGCCAACATCTGGTGTGTATGAAATTGATGGCGTATCTGTAAAAGATTTAAGCAGAAATGAACTGGCAACCATCAGAAATGAAAAAATAGGATTCATTTTTCAATCATATAATTTATTAGCAAGAACCTCTGCTATAGAAAACGTAGAATTACCTTTATTATACAACAGCAAGGTATCTACGGAAGAAAGAAGAGAACGTGCTATAAAAGCGTTAGAAATGGTTGGTTTGGGTGAGCGATTGCATCACACGCCATCGCAACTTTCAGGAGGACAACAACAGCGTGTTGCTATTGCCAGATCTTTGGTAAACAATCCTGTAATGATATTGGCAGATGAGGCTACCGGAAATTTAGACACAAGAACTTCTTACGAAATTATGTCTTTATTTCAAGAGTTGAATAAAAAGGGAATCACCATTACGTTTGTAACGCACGAACCAGATATTGCTACTTTTAGTAGTAGAACGGTTGTTTTAAAAGACGGGCATGTTATTAAAGATTATAAAAATGATAACATACAATCTGCAGCAAATGAATTAGCAAAATTACCTAAACAAGACGATTAA
- a CDS encoding AAA family ATPase, whose amino-acid sequence MAAAEQIKSLIRSFSEGDDSRFYATAMQIAAAEARKGRQELAEELKKLIQDSKKSKINERTLKRLPVNAAQKELNDLLEFSRPDDKLKDMVLSTNLKKSLQRILDEQRQIEKLRQHNLFPRKKILLTGPPGCGKTMTARVISNELGIPLFVIRLDGLISRYMGESIAKLRLVFDTMKEFRAVYLFDEFDSIGTTRSQGNEVGEIKRVLNSFLLQIEKDDSNSLIIAATNIPENLDEALFRRFDDIINYPIPTEEQIFKYYKRELLKSELIADNALIELSKKSIGLNFSDLEKICQDFFKNIIVYGKETSNLEFITETINSRKRPF is encoded by the coding sequence ATGGCAGCAGCTGAACAAATAAAAAGTTTGATTAGATCATTCAGTGAAGGAGATGATTCTCGCTTCTATGCTACTGCTATGCAAATAGCTGCAGCAGAAGCCCGTAAGGGACGTCAAGAACTAGCCGAAGAGTTGAAGAAATTAATTCAAGATTCTAAAAAATCAAAAATTAATGAAAGAACTTTAAAAAGATTGCCTGTCAATGCAGCACAAAAAGAACTTAATGATTTATTAGAGTTTTCAAGACCTGATGATAAATTGAAAGACATGGTCTTATCTACTAATCTAAAAAAATCTCTTCAAAGAATTTTAGATGAACAAAGACAAATAGAAAAATTAAGACAGCATAATTTATTTCCTAGAAAAAAAATATTATTAACGGGCCCTCCTGGTTGTGGAAAAACAATGACAGCTAGAGTAATTTCTAATGAATTAGGTATTCCACTATTTGTAATAAGGTTAGATGGTTTAATCAGTAGATATATGGGAGAATCAATAGCTAAATTACGTTTGGTTTTTGATACAATGAAAGAATTTAGAGCTGTTTATTTATTTGATGAATTTGATAGTATTGGTACAACGAGAAGTCAAGGAAATGAAGTTGGAGAAATAAAAAGAGTTCTTAATAGTTTTTTACTTCAAATAGAAAAAGATGATTCAAATAGTTTAATAATTGCAGCTACAAATATACCTGAGAATTTAGATGAAGCATTATTTAGAAGATTCGATGATATTATAAATTATCCTATACCTACAGAAGAACAAATATTTAAATATTACAAAAGAGAACTTTTAAAAAGTGAATTAATAGCTGATAATGCTTTAATAGAACTTTCTAAAAAATCTATAGGATTAAATTTTTCTGATTTAGAAAAAATTTGTCAAGATTTTTTTAAAAACATTATTGTCTATGGTAAGGAAACGTCCAATTTAGAATTTATAACTGAAACTATTAATTCAAGAAAAAGACCTTTCTAA
- a CDS encoding DUF1566 domain-containing protein codes for MKIIHNRNTVLTFTVCALVFMSCKNTETSKKEQNKNYNYTQIATGQVKAYGEDGEILSDLAPGDALYGQDANYLKGEEMSFQKSEDGTILDLNTGLTWQEIPTTEGFDWQGAKDYVEDLELGGYDDWRMPTLKELYSISDFSTGWPYLDTNYFSLVNNERVDKSEQYWAIEKYVGHTEEGGYTAAFGVNHATGHIKAYPGETPEGRGDHKGPPPMGKRDANNQGSSDQKAPPSRDGEQDGKNTAGHRPPPPGNGERPTGNPMLKHVRAVRGSIYGINDFADNGNQTITDNATGLMWAKNDSKKGLDWKFSLKYAEESELAGHSDWRLPNVKELQGIVDYSYAPGAKDTSLDRPAIDPIFNISEIKNENGDKDYPYFWTSTSARFQKGKPYYYAWYVAFGKAVNAEGLDFHGAGSVRFDTKHENGPAGEGGERYYNYVRLVRNVD; via the coding sequence ATGAAAATAATACATAATAGAAATACTGTTCTGACTTTTACAGTTTGTGCCCTCGTATTTATGAGTTGTAAAAACACGGAAACGTCAAAGAAAGAACAAAATAAGAATTACAATTACACACAAATAGCAACAGGACAAGTAAAAGCTTATGGCGAAGATGGTGAAATTTTAAGTGATTTAGCACCAGGTGATGCTCTTTACGGTCAAGATGCCAACTATTTAAAAGGTGAAGAAATGTCTTTCCAAAAAAGTGAAGACGGAACAATTTTAGATTTAAACACTGGATTGACATGGCAAGAAATTCCAACAACAGAAGGTTTTGATTGGCAAGGAGCAAAGGATTATGTAGAAGATTTAGAATTAGGTGGTTATGATGATTGGAGAATGCCTACACTTAAAGAATTATATTCTATTAGTGATTTTAGTACTGGTTGGCCTTATTTAGATACCAATTATTTTTCATTAGTTAATAATGAGCGTGTAGATAAAAGCGAACAATATTGGGCAATAGAAAAATATGTTGGGCATACCGAAGAAGGTGGTTATACCGCTGCTTTTGGCGTAAACCATGCAACTGGACATATAAAAGCATATCCTGGAGAAACTCCTGAAGGTAGAGGTGATCACAAAGGTCCGCCACCAATGGGAAAACGAGATGCTAATAACCAAGGTTCTAGTGATCAAAAAGCGCCGCCATCTAGAGATGGAGAACAAGATGGAAAAAATACAGCAGGACACAGACCTCCACCTCCAGGAAATGGAGAGAGACCAACTGGCAACCCAATGCTAAAGCATGTCCGTGCAGTGCGTGGTAGTATTTATGGAATTAATGATTTTGCAGATAATGGTAATCAAACAATTACAGATAATGCAACTGGTTTAATGTGGGCTAAAAATGATAGTAAAAAAGGTTTGGATTGGAAATTTTCTTTAAAATATGCTGAAGAATCAGAATTAGCAGGACACTCAGATTGGAGATTGCCAAATGTAAAGGAATTACAAGGTATTGTAGATTATTCTTATGCACCTGGGGCAAAAGATACTTCATTAGATAGACCAGCAATAGATCCAATATTTAATATTTCAGAAATAAAGAATGAGAATGGCGATAAAGATTATCCCTATTTTTGGACAAGCACTTCGGCAAGATTTCAAAAAGGAAAACCTTATTACTATGCATGGTACGTAGCTTTTGGTAAAGCTGTGAATGCAGAAGGTTTAGATTTTCACGGAGCAGGTTCTGTGAGATTTGATACCAAACATGAAAACGGACCTGCAGGAGAAGGTGGTGAACGTTATTATAACTATGTACGTTTGGTGAGAAATGTAGATTAA